A region from the Volucribacter amazonae genome encodes:
- the lpxK gene encoding tetraacyldisaccharide 4'-kinase: MKFWYSRSIFAWLFLPLAGLFWLVSVIRRQLFRYGCFRSYRAKLPIVVVGNLSVGGNGKTPLTIWLVQHLQQLGYQVGIISRGYGAKTKDFPALVQANSSPELVGDEPVLLAQRTGVPVCISPNRQQSIELLTQQFALDVIISDDGLQHYALQRDIEIVVMDSQLGVGNGFLLPAGPLRELPSRLQQVDFVVANGQANPYSQFVMQLKPQYAINLRTQEKCLLSEFKQVAAIAGIGNPQRFFTMLQQLGLDLIKQQAFSDHHHFQWTDLSEQDKHIPLLMTEKDAVKCQSFAQANWWYVPVETQLMGDTQGLLAKIEQKIKDYQ, translated from the coding sequence ATGAAATTTTGGTATTCTCGTTCAATATTCGCTTGGTTATTCTTGCCCCTAGCTGGGCTATTTTGGCTTGTAAGTGTTATTCGCCGTCAATTATTTCGCTACGGCTGTTTTCGTTCTTATCGTGCCAAATTGCCTATTGTGGTGGTGGGTAATCTTTCAGTGGGAGGTAATGGAAAAACCCCTTTAACCATTTGGCTGGTACAACATTTACAACAGTTAGGCTATCAAGTGGGGATTATTTCTCGTGGTTATGGGGCAAAAACCAAGGATTTTCCTGCTTTAGTACAGGCAAATTCATCGCCTGAGCTAGTTGGCGATGAACCTGTATTATTAGCACAACGAACAGGCGTGCCTGTGTGTATTTCCCCTAATCGGCAACAGAGCATTGAATTACTGACGCAACAGTTTGCCTTAGACGTGATTATTAGCGATGATGGTTTACAACATTACGCCTTACAACGAGATATTGAAATTGTGGTTATGGATAGTCAATTAGGAGTTGGTAATGGTTTTTTATTGCCTGCTGGTCCCTTGCGTGAATTGCCTTCTCGCTTGCAACAAGTGGATTTTGTGGTGGCGAATGGGCAAGCCAATCCATATAGCCAGTTTGTGATGCAACTTAAACCACAATATGCCATTAATTTACGGACACAAGAAAAATGTTTATTAAGCGAGTTTAAGCAGGTTGCTGCCATTGCAGGGATCGGCAATCCTCAACGCTTTTTTACAATGTTACAGCAATTAGGGCTTGATTTAATCAAGCAACAAGCCTTTAGCGATCATCATCATTTTCAATGGACGGATTTAAGTGAACAAGATAAACATATCCCTTTATTGATGACAGAAAAAGATGCGGTTAAATGCCAATCCTTTGCACAAGCAAATTGGTGGTATGTGCCAGTAGAAACCCAATTAATGGGCGATACTCAAGGGTTATTGGCTAAAATTGAACAAAAAATCAAGGATTACCAATGA
- the msbA gene encoding lipid A ABC transporter ATP-binding protein/permease MsbA has product MQDNDFSTWQTFKRLWPIIAPFKLGIVAAGIALILNALTDAGLISMLKPLLDEGFGKAETDFLRMMAVVVVFLIILRGITSFISTYCLAWVSGKVVMTIRRHIFKHLMYMPASFFDKNTTGSLLSRITYDSEQVANSSSHSLVTIVREGAYILSLLGVMIYTSWQLSIVLFIIGPIIAVLIRIVSKHFRRLGKNMQNSMGTLTSTTEQMLKGHKEVLSFGGQKIEEEKFRHVSNDMRRKGMKVMVADAISDPVVQIIASFALAAVLYLATLPEIMNQNLTAGAFTVVFSSMLAMMRPLKSLTNVNASFQRGMAACQTLFAILDLPIEKDTGQYEQQKVKGHVRFNQVSFSYEGKNISVLANVSFEIEAGKTVALVGRSGSGKSTIANLLPRFYDVQQGEILLDGVNIQDYRLANLRSHCAIVSQQVHLFNDTIANNIAYAATDKYSREDIIKAAKAAHAMEFIEKLPEGLDTVIGENGASLSGGQRQRLAIARALLRDAAVLILDEATSALDTESERAIQAALEQIQQERTVLVIAHRLSTIEKADEILVIEHGEVKERGTHQALLAMNGLYHQLHQMQFGQKA; this is encoded by the coding sequence ATGCAGGATAACGATTTTTCCACATGGCAGACATTTAAACGTTTATGGCCAATTATTGCACCTTTTAAGTTAGGTATTGTGGCGGCGGGCATTGCATTAATATTAAATGCGTTGACCGATGCAGGGTTGATTTCTATGCTAAAACCTTTACTTGATGAAGGTTTTGGTAAGGCTGAAACCGACTTTTTGCGTATGATGGCGGTAGTCGTTGTATTTTTAATCATATTGCGGGGAATTACCAGTTTTATTTCCACTTATTGTTTGGCTTGGGTATCAGGTAAAGTGGTGATGACCATACGCCGTCATATTTTTAAACATTTAATGTATATGCCAGCCAGTTTTTTTGATAAAAATACCACAGGATCTTTATTATCAAGAATTACCTATGATTCCGAGCAGGTTGCCAATTCTTCTTCCCATTCTTTAGTTACCATTGTGCGAGAGGGAGCCTATATTCTTTCTTTATTAGGCGTGATGATTTATACCAGTTGGCAGCTTTCTATTGTCCTCTTTATTATTGGGCCAATTATTGCGGTATTAATTCGTATTGTGTCTAAGCATTTCCGCCGTTTAGGGAAAAATATGCAAAATTCTATGGGGACGTTAACCTCAACCACCGAACAAATGCTAAAAGGGCATAAAGAAGTGTTGTCTTTTGGTGGGCAAAAAATTGAGGAAGAAAAATTTCGCCATGTGAGCAATGATATGCGGCGTAAGGGAATGAAAGTGATGGTAGCTGATGCCATTTCAGATCCTGTGGTGCAAATTATCGCCTCTTTTGCTTTAGCGGCGGTATTGTATCTTGCAACCTTGCCAGAGATTATGAATCAAAATTTAACCGCAGGGGCATTTACGGTAGTCTTTTCGTCTATGCTAGCAATGATGCGTCCATTAAAATCTTTAACCAATGTTAATGCTTCTTTTCAGCGAGGTATGGCGGCTTGTCAGACTTTATTTGCGATTTTAGATTTACCCATAGAGAAAGATACAGGACAATATGAACAACAAAAAGTAAAAGGTCATGTACGCTTTAATCAAGTGAGCTTTAGTTATGAGGGGAAAAATATCTCTGTCTTAGCTAATGTGAGTTTTGAGATTGAAGCAGGCAAAACCGTTGCCTTAGTTGGGCGTTCAGGTTCAGGTAAATCCACCATTGCTAACCTATTACCAAGATTTTATGATGTACAACAAGGCGAAATTTTATTAGATGGCGTAAATATTCAGGATTATCGGCTAGCTAATTTACGTTCCCATTGTGCCATTGTTTCACAGCAGGTGCATTTATTTAACGATACCATTGCCAATAATATTGCTTATGCCGCCACTGATAAATATAGCCGAGAGGATATTATTAAAGCCGCTAAAGCTGCTCATGCTATGGAATTTATTGAAAAGCTGCCAGAGGGGTTAGATACGGTTATTGGCGAGAATGGTGCAAGTTTATCGGGGGGACAACGTCAGCGTTTAGCCATTGCAAGGGCATTATTGCGTGATGCCGCAGTATTAATTCTTGATGAAGCTACCTCGGCTTTAGATACAGAGTCAGAACGAGCCATTCAAGCAGCATTAGAGCAAATTCAGCAAGAGCGTACTGTATTAGTTATTGCTCATCGCTTGTCAACCATTGAAAAAGCCGATGAAATTCTTGTGATTGAACATGGTGAAGTGAAAGAGCGAGGAACGCATCAAGCCTTGCTAGCGATGAATGGCTTGTATCATCAATTACATCAAATGCAATTTGGTCAAAAAGCATAA
- a CDS encoding DNA internalization-related competence protein ComEC/Rec2 yields the protein MPWLKNPLDKWASLTILLASMLLWLPDMALFPIWGIGIMLAILCYGKWRFALLFAGIVILLHGQAWFVMHQAKQSEQLPAKLVRSFKIVEILHQQQYQRLVVETTLLPDNPAQRIYVLWQVAESQPQLGEIWQGELLLRPLSSRLNQQGFDRQQWALAKGISLQARVKSAVKIAEDFSWRERRLKRAWQQTQELSEQGLLLALAFGERAWLNPDTWQMYQQTNTAHLIAISGLHIGIAMGIGFLVGRLLQFVLPTRYINGIFPFIVGFMVALLYAQLAGFSIPTLRAIIALAVLLFFRWRRGYCVPWQLFLRTVAILLIVDPLMLLSASFWLSVGAVACLILWYQLFPLWIFEWRGKAFTDLASQYLWGIIHLQFGLFCLFTPIQLAIFHGFSLYSFWANLMAVPFYSLLLVPLVLFATFTEGLFASWYWANELVLLINQGIAYWQGGWLFLSQKIILFLTALCALWLASCVYWVYQYPRRLAKPNFPWQPKRCFPLGLSSERALSPITRTYVYIACVSLVVYCGGQWLKELITKPHWRLETLDVGQGQATLLVKNNKAILYDSGASWQGGDMASLEILPYLFRQGIQLEKLIVSHDDNDHAGGVPTLLKAFPSLKLIQSSTFFYQTQDVDPCYRGKTWHWQGLTLQALSPPQIVARANNKDSCVLLIDDGRYSVLLTGDADITAEREFIEQITAPIDILQVGHHGSQTSTSELLLGRTKPQVALISSGRWNPWRLPNKQVIERLIRHKIQVFNTAQDGQISVFFYTDRFEIKTARDKFSPWYRIIIGEPSK from the coding sequence ATGCCATGGTTAAAAAATCCATTAGATAAATGGGCAAGTCTAACAATATTGTTAGCCAGTATGTTGTTGTGGCTACCTGATATGGCTTTATTTCCAATTTGGGGAATAGGGATAATGTTAGCCATATTATGCTATGGAAAATGGCGTTTTGCGTTGTTGTTTGCTGGGATCGTTATCTTATTACATGGGCAGGCTTGGTTTGTTATGCACCAAGCAAAACAGAGCGAACAGCTTCCTGCTAAATTAGTGCGTTCTTTTAAAATTGTGGAAATTTTACATCAGCAACAATATCAACGTTTGGTGGTTGAAACTACATTATTGCCAGATAATCCTGCTCAGAGAATTTATGTGCTATGGCAAGTAGCAGAGAGCCAGCCACAACTAGGGGAGATTTGGCAAGGGGAATTATTGTTACGTCCGTTATCTTCCCGCCTAAATCAGCAAGGGTTTGATCGACAACAATGGGCATTGGCGAAAGGAATAAGTTTACAAGCTAGAGTAAAAAGTGCGGTCAAAATTGCGGAAGATTTTTCTTGGCGGGAACGGCGTTTAAAGCGAGCTTGGCAACAGACACAAGAGCTATCCGAACAAGGGTTATTGTTAGCATTGGCATTTGGCGAGCGGGCTTGGCTTAATCCTGATACTTGGCAAATGTATCAACAAACCAATACCGCACATTTAATTGCGATTTCTGGTTTGCATATTGGCATTGCGATGGGGATCGGATTTTTAGTGGGGCGGTTATTGCAATTTGTTTTGCCTACTCGCTATATTAATGGCATTTTTCCTTTTATTGTTGGCTTTATGGTGGCGTTGTTATATGCACAACTGGCAGGATTTTCAATCCCTACCTTGCGAGCGATTATCGCTTTGGCAGTGTTGTTATTTTTTCGCTGGCGTAGAGGCTATTGTGTTCCTTGGCAATTATTTTTGCGTACAGTCGCTATATTGCTTATTGTTGATCCCTTAATGTTATTATCCGCCAGTTTTTGGTTATCAGTGGGGGCGGTAGCTTGTTTAATCCTGTGGTATCAGCTTTTTCCATTATGGATTTTTGAATGGCGAGGAAAGGCTTTTACGGATTTAGCCAGTCAGTATCTCTGGGGAATAATCCACTTACAATTTGGTTTATTTTGCTTATTTACACCAATCCAATTAGCGATTTTTCATGGCTTTTCGCTATATAGTTTTTGGGCTAATTTAATGGCTGTACCTTTTTATAGCTTGTTATTAGTTCCCTTAGTGCTATTTGCGACATTCACAGAGGGACTTTTTGCCAGTTGGTATTGGGCAAATGAATTGGTGCTATTGATTAATCAAGGGATTGCTTATTGGCAAGGTGGCTGGTTATTTTTATCGCAAAAAATAATTTTATTTTTGACCGCACTTTGTGCTTTATGGTTAGCCAGTTGTGTTTATTGGGTTTACCAATATCCTCGGCGTTTAGCCAAGCCTAATTTCCCTTGGCAACCCAAGCGGTGTTTTCCCCTTGGTTTATCCTCAGAACGTGCTTTATCCCCTATTACACGAACCTATGTGTATATTGCCTGTGTCAGTTTGGTTGTATATTGTGGGGGGCAATGGCTTAAGGAGCTTATCACAAAACCCCATTGGCGATTGGAAACCCTTGATGTAGGGCAGGGGCAAGCGACTTTATTAGTAAAAAATAATAAAGCTATTTTGTACGACAGTGGGGCAAGTTGGCAAGGTGGCGATATGGCAAGCCTTGAAATTTTGCCTTATTTATTTCGGCAAGGTATTCAACTAGAAAAATTGATTGTGAGCCATGATGATAATGATCATGCTGGGGGTGTGCCAACTTTACTTAAGGCATTTCCAAGCCTTAAATTGATCCAGTCTTCAACATTTTTTTATCAAACTCAGGATGTTGATCCTTGTTATCGTGGTAAAACTTGGCATTGGCAGGGATTAACCTTGCAAGCCTTATCGCCACCGCAAATAGTGGCAAGAGCGAATAACAAGGATTCTTGTGTGTTATTAATTGATGATGGACGTTATTCAGTGTTATTAACGGGAGATGCTGATATTACTGCAGAGCGTGAATTTATTGAGCAAATTACAGCCCCCATAGATATTCTGCAAGTGGGGCATCATGGCAGCCAAACTTCAACCAGTGAATTATTATTAGGACGTACGAAACCACAAGTGGCATTAATTTCCAGTGGACGCTGGAATCCTTGGCGATTACCCAATAAGCAGGTTATTGAACGATTAATACGTCATAAAATTCAGGTTTTTAATACCGCACAAGATGGGCAAATCTCCGTATTTTTTTATACTGATCGATTTGAAATAAAAACGGCAAGGGATAAATTTTCCCCTTGGTATCGCATAATCATTGGAGAACCGAGTAAATAA
- the dksA gene encoding RNA polymerase-binding protein DksA, protein MTKTKSSLSLLSLAGVEPYKEKKNEEYMNEAQLAHFEKILQAWHEQIMEEAERTVAHMRDEASNFPDPADRATQEEEFSLELRTRDRERKLLKKIERTLKKIETGDFGYCESCGVEIGIRRLEARPTADLCIDCKTLAEIREKQMVG, encoded by the coding sequence ATGACTAAGACAAAATCATCTCTAAGTCTATTGTCCTTGGCGGGCGTAGAACCTTATAAAGAAAAGAAAAATGAAGAATATATGAATGAGGCACAATTAGCCCATTTTGAGAAAATTCTTCAAGCATGGCACGAACAAATTATGGAAGAAGCGGAACGCACTGTTGCCCATATGCGTGATGAAGCATCTAATTTTCCTGATCCTGCTGATCGTGCAACACAAGAAGAGGAATTCAGTTTAGAGCTAAGAACGCGTGATAGAGAGCGTAAACTATTGAAAAAAATTGAGCGTACTCTGAAAAAAATTGAAACAGGAGATTTTGGTTATTGTGAATCTTGTGGGGTAGAAATCGGTATTCGCCGCTTAGAGGCTCGCCCAACTGCCGATCTCTGTATTGATTGCAAAACCTTAGCAGAAATTCGTGAAAAACAAATGGTAGGCTAA
- the grpE gene encoding nucleotide exchange factor GrpE, which yields MSEQEKQTELENEEQSVVDTQELEQQENVQDEQQDPLAQAIERVQELEAQLADCAKKEQDILLRTRAEIDNIRRRTEQDVEKAHKFALEKFAKDIINTVDNLERAIATQTNVAEQPEEGVKALFDGVELTLKDLLATLSRFGVEPVGVEGEVFNPDLHQAISMQPTEGFEANQITTVLQKGYLLNGRVIRPAMVMVAA from the coding sequence ATGTCTGAACAAGAAAAACAAACAGAATTAGAAAACGAAGAACAATCCGTAGTAGATACGCAGGAACTTGAGCAACAGGAAAACGTGCAAGATGAGCAACAAGATCCATTAGCACAAGCGATTGAGCGTGTACAAGAGTTAGAGGCACAACTTGCTGATTGTGCTAAAAAAGAGCAAGATATTCTCCTTAGAACGCGTGCTGAAATTGATAATATTCGCCGCCGTACTGAACAAGATGTTGAAAAAGCACATAAATTTGCGTTAGAAAAGTTTGCTAAGGATATTATTAACACCGTAGATAATCTTGAGCGAGCCATAGCAACGCAAACCAATGTTGCGGAACAGCCTGAAGAAGGGGTTAAAGCATTATTTGATGGGGTTGAGCTTACCCTTAAAGATTTATTAGCAACCTTAAGTCGTTTTGGTGTTGAACCTGTGGGGGTTGAGGGCGAGGTGTTTAATCCAGATTTGCATCAAGCTATTTCAATGCAACCAACAGAAGGATTTGAAGCTAATCAGATTACTACTGTATTACAAAAAGGTTATTTATTAAATGGACGTGTTATTCGTCCAGCTATGGTAATGGTGGCTGCCTAG
- a CDS encoding NAD(+) kinase, whose protein sequence is MITTNCPTQHDDYHPHSPFTTIGLVGKPRNLSLQLHRNLLQWLIDKGYEVIVEQSVGEKLKLNPNYIASLEEIGQRAELAIVIGGDGNMLGNARVLSKYDISLIGINRGNLGFLTDIDPKHTYEQLQACLNGEYVVEERFLLEAYIEHKGEIVNVGNAVNEVVLHPSQIAHMIDFHVYIDDKFAFSQRSDGLIIATPTGSTAYSLSAGGPILNPQLNAISLVPMYPHTLSSRPLVIDGNSKISMRFADYNESRIELSCDSQIAVPFSSDDIVTVMKSPHKLRLLHLKNYNYYNVLRSKLGWLKKLF, encoded by the coding sequence ATGATAACAACAAACTGCCCAACACAACATGATGACTACCACCCACATAGCCCATTTACGACCATAGGCTTAGTGGGTAAACCTCGCAATCTTTCCTTACAACTTCATCGCAACCTTTTACAATGGCTAATAGATAAAGGATACGAAGTGATTGTTGAGCAAAGTGTGGGAGAAAAACTAAAATTAAATCCAAATTATATTGCCAGCCTAGAAGAAATTGGACAACGTGCTGAGCTCGCCATTGTTATTGGGGGAGATGGTAATATGCTTGGTAATGCAAGGGTATTATCTAAATATGATATTTCATTAATAGGAATTAATCGTGGCAATTTAGGTTTTTTAACCGATATTGATCCTAAACATACCTATGAACAATTACAAGCCTGCTTAAACGGTGAATATGTGGTAGAAGAGCGTTTTTTATTAGAGGCTTATATTGAACATAAAGGCGAAATAGTTAATGTTGGCAACGCGGTAAATGAAGTGGTGTTACACCCAAGCCAAATTGCCCACATGATTGATTTTCACGTTTACATTGATGACAAATTTGCGTTTTCTCAGCGTTCTGACGGCTTAATTATCGCTACTCCCACAGGTTCAACGGCTTATTCTTTATCTGCTGGAGGGCCTATACTCAATCCACAACTTAATGCAATTTCGCTTGTTCCAATGTACCCCCATACCCTATCATCACGCCCCTTAGTCATTGACGGAAACAGTAAAATCTCTATGCGTTTTGCTGACTATAATGAATCTCGCATTGAGCTAAGTTGTGACAGCCAAATTGCTGTACCTTTCTCCAGTGATGATATTGTTACTGTAATGAAAAGCCCCCATAAACTACGCCTATTACATTTAAAAAATTATAATTATTACAATGTATTAAGAAGCAAGCTAGGCTGGTTAAAAAAATTATTCTAA
- the recN gene encoding DNA repair protein RecN — translation MLTQITINNFAIVRQLNTEFQAGMSAITGETGAGKSIGIDALGLCLGNRTEMSMLRNNNERAEVTASFTIQTNSQADLWLKQYDLQDQDNPTECILRRIINTDGRSKAFINNTPVPVSQLKDIGQYLTQINGQHSSQQLLKSDYQMQLLDNFCGHTSLLQQMQQDYQQWKTLQAELQQLQQQRTEHEARKQLLQYQVSELDEFNLLEGEYEELEADHKRLSNSEELTRLSQSLTMLLSENDAINIDSMLYRATQYLSELASLDERYQSIENMLQEALIQVQEASSEISHLSNDLEQDPELLQHIEQRMGQAIQLARKHYVQPEELVQHHQQLKRELGQLGDFSEQEQALQIQVKEAYQHVLTTAEKLSQSRGQGANKLAQQVTKSIKHLAMENAEFFIEINHQASKISQKGADSIMFTLRSNLGQPVQPLAKIASGGELSRIALAIQVLTADNSAIPTLIFDEIDVGISGATASVVGKLLRKLGEKCQVICVTHLPQVASHAHQQFSVEKSVVDEKTETKMTALSSQQRVKALARLLAGSKKISDSALANAQEMLDLVA, via the coding sequence ATGCTCACACAAATTACCATTAATAATTTTGCCATTGTTCGTCAATTAAACACCGAATTTCAAGCGGGAATGTCCGCTATTACTGGCGAAACAGGGGCGGGTAAATCCATAGGTATTGATGCTCTCGGATTATGTTTAGGCAACCGTACAGAAATGAGTATGTTACGCAATAATAACGAACGAGCGGAAGTAACAGCCTCTTTTACCATTCAAACCAATAGCCAAGCGGATTTATGGCTTAAACAATATGATTTACAAGATCAAGATAATCCCACAGAATGTATTTTAAGACGTATCATTAATACAGATGGACGCTCTAAAGCCTTTATTAATAATACCCCTGTTCCTGTTTCTCAATTAAAAGACATTGGGCAATATTTAACCCAAATCAACGGACAACATTCTTCACAACAATTATTAAAATCCGATTATCAAATGCAACTATTGGATAATTTCTGTGGGCATACCTCGCTATTACAGCAAATGCAACAAGATTACCAACAATGGAAAACACTACAAGCTGAATTACAACAATTACAACAACAACGTACGGAACATGAGGCGCGCAAACAATTATTGCAATACCAAGTTAGCGAACTTGATGAATTTAATTTACTTGAAGGAGAATATGAAGAATTAGAAGCTGATCATAAACGCTTATCCAATAGCGAAGAACTCACACGCCTTTCACAATCACTCACTATGTTATTAAGCGAAAATGATGCCATTAACATTGATAGTATGCTCTACCGAGCAACACAATATCTCAGCGAACTGGCAAGCTTAGATGAACGTTACCAAAGTATAGAAAATATGTTGCAAGAAGCGCTTATTCAAGTGCAAGAAGCAAGTAGTGAAATTAGTCATCTTTCTAATGACTTAGAACAAGACCCAGAATTATTACAACATATTGAACAACGTATGGGACAAGCCATTCAACTTGCTCGCAAACATTATGTTCAGCCAGAAGAATTAGTACAACACCATCAACAACTCAAACGAGAGCTTGGACAATTAGGCGATTTTTCCGAACAAGAACAAGCATTACAAATTCAAGTAAAAGAGGCTTATCAGCATGTACTAACAACCGCGGAAAAACTCTCACAAAGCCGCGGTCAAGGTGCAAATAAATTGGCTCAACAAGTAACTAAATCCATTAAACATTTAGCCATGGAAAATGCCGAATTTTTTATTGAAATCAATCATCAAGCCAGTAAAATTTCTCAAAAAGGTGCTGATAGCATTATGTTTACTTTACGCAGTAACTTAGGACAGCCAGTTCAACCTTTAGCGAAAATTGCCTCTGGCGGTGAACTTTCTCGTATTGCCTTAGCAATCCAAGTGCTAACTGCAGATAATTCAGCCATTCCAACCTTAATTTTTGATGAAATTGATGTAGGAATTAGCGGTGCAACTGCAAGTGTAGTCGGTAAATTATTGCGTAAATTAGGCGAAAAATGCCAAGTGATTTGTGTAACTCACCTCCCACAAGTGGCAAGCCACGCACATCAACAATTTAGCGTAGAAAAATCCGTAGTAGATGAAAAAACAGAAACAAAAATGACCGCACTTTCTAGCCAACAACGAGTTAAAGCCCTAGCTCGTTTACTTGCAGGAAGTAAAAAAATCAGCGACAGTGCATTAGCCAATGCCCAAGAAATGCTAGATTTAGTGGCTTAA
- a CDS encoding OmpW/AlkL family protein, protein MKKTVLALGIAASLLTGVANAHEAGSVHVRLGGVFVDANSSSETKTPHANINLSVNNNAQVGLTATYMFTDNIGLELLGATPFTHKVSAGVVGLGNLGEVVKVKQLPPSLYLQYYFLDKDAGSRPYIGAGLNYTRFFNAKSTNSLITNVSVDKHSFAPVVNAGIDIKLTDNIYLNTALWYTRIKTNATFSALGYDHKVEIKLDPVVYFAGLTYSF, encoded by the coding sequence ATGAAAAAAACTGTATTAGCCTTAGGAATTGCTGCATCATTATTGACAGGGGTTGCCAATGCTCACGAAGCGGGCAGTGTGCATGTTCGTTTAGGAGGTGTGTTTGTTGATGCTAACTCTAGTTCTGAAACTAAAACACCACATGCAAATATTAATCTTAGTGTAAATAACAATGCACAGGTGGGTTTAACTGCGACTTATATGTTTACGGATAATATTGGTTTGGAATTATTAGGTGCAACACCTTTTACGCATAAAGTTAGTGCGGGTGTTGTTGGACTTGGTAATCTAGGTGAGGTAGTAAAAGTGAAACAATTACCACCGAGTTTATATTTACAATATTATTTCTTAGATAAAGATGCTGGTAGCCGTCCTTATATTGGTGCTGGTTTAAACTATACCCGTTTCTTTAATGCCAAATCTACTAATTCATTAATCACGAATGTATCGGTTGATAAACATTCCTTTGCGCCTGTTGTTAATGCAGGGATTGATATTAAATTAACAGATAATATCTATTTAAATACCGCTCTTTGGTACACCAGAATTAAAACAAATGCAACATTCTCTGCTTTAGGTTATGATCATAAAGTAGAAATCAAGTTAGATCCTGTTGTTTACTTTGCAGGTTTAACTTATAGTTTCTAA
- a CDS encoding septation protein A: MKQLLEFIPLILFFAVYKLVGVQQAAITLVIATLIQMAILKIKYQHIEKQQKIMAIAVVFFGLLTAYFNDLEFLKWKVTVVYAIFALALLISQFLFKKPLIQQLLAKEIQLPQHIWARLNLGWAGFFIFCMLLNIYISQTLSDDLWVDFKTFGILGLTILATFITGIYIYRHLSKEQPPTQPKE, encoded by the coding sequence ATGAAACAATTACTTGAATTTATTCCTCTTATTTTATTTTTTGCCGTTTATAAATTAGTGGGGGTACAACAAGCAGCCATTACTTTAGTCATAGCCACATTAATACAAATGGCTATTTTAAAAATAAAATATCAACATATTGAAAAACAACAAAAAATTATGGCAATAGCCGTTGTCTTTTTTGGCTTACTCACTGCTTATTTTAACGATCTTGAGTTTTTAAAATGGAAAGTTACCGTAGTCTATGCCATATTTGCCCTTGCATTACTCATTAGCCAATTCTTGTTTAAAAAACCATTAATTCAACAATTATTAGCGAAAGAAATCCAGCTACCACAACATATCTGGGCAAGATTGAACCTCGGTTGGGCAGGCTTTTTCATCTTTTGTATGCTATTAAATATTTATATTAGCCAAACGTTATCTGATGATCTTTGGGTGGACTTTAAAACTTTTGGTATTTTGGGCTTAACCATTCTTGCCACCTTTATCACAGGTATTTATATTTATCGTCATCTTTCTAAAGAACAACCACCTACACAACCTAAAGAATAA
- the yciA gene encoding acyl-CoA thioester hydrolase YciA, producing MNQQNIEKSSTRTPQGSLLLRTLAMPSDTNANGDIFGGWIMSQMDMGGAILAKEIAHGRVVTVSVESMNFIKPVTVGDVVCCYGKCLAVGRSSIKIKVEVWVKKVSSEPFNERYCVTDAVFTFVAIGENGRSRPIPRENNLELQQALAAL from the coding sequence ATGAACCAACAAAATATAGAAAAATCATCAACTCGTACTCCACAAGGTAGCCTATTACTGCGCACCCTTGCAATGCCTTCTGATACCAACGCCAATGGCGATATTTTTGGCGGTTGGATTATGTCGCAAATGGATATGGGGGGAGCAATTCTCGCCAAAGAAATTGCCCATGGACGTGTTGTTACTGTTTCTGTTGAAAGTATGAATTTTATTAAACCCGTAACCGTTGGTGATGTAGTATGTTGTTACGGTAAATGTTTAGCCGTAGGGCGTTCATCAATAAAAATTAAAGTAGAAGTTTGGGTAAAAAAAGTATCAAGCGAGCCCTTTAATGAACGTTACTGTGTTACTGATGCCGTATTTACCTTTGTTGCTATTGGCGAAAATGGACGCTCTCGCCCAATTCCGCGAGAAAACAATTTAGAATTACAACAGGCTTTAGCTGCATTATAA
- a CDS encoding YciI family protein → MYYIIFAEDKPNSLAQRLAVRPQHLARLEQLQQQGRLLTAGPLPAIDDENPGDAGFTGSAIIAQFDSLVQAQQWAENDPYMSAGVYQQVIVKPFKKVF, encoded by the coding sequence ATGTACTACATTATTTTTGCCGAAGACAAACCTAATAGCCTAGCTCAACGTCTTGCGGTGCGTCCACAGCACCTCGCTCGCTTAGAACAATTACAACAACAAGGTCGGCTACTGACCGCAGGCCCATTACCTGCCATTGATGATGAAAATCCCGGTGATGCTGGTTTTACAGGCTCTGCCATAATCGCTCAATTTGACAGTCTGGTTCAAGCACAACAATGGGCAGAAAATGATCCCTATATGAGTGCAGGTGTTTATCAACAAGTAATTGTCAAGCCTTTCAAAAAAGTGTTCTAA